A genomic window from Parasteatoda tepidariorum isolate YZ-2023 chromosome 10, CAS_Ptep_4.0, whole genome shotgun sequence includes:
- the LOC139426829 gene encoding uncharacterized protein, with protein MTLLVRHNDESVREGYIRNGGKEVKLFTSALKAFQCNNRIVMAQRKHLDDDCLRGRIIGRLECGRTQLEVSEKLGITQSVISRLWQRFQDDSNVSRRYSIDRPRVTTPNEDRYLAVTAKRNRRSTASDLSRQLSSATSTTVLRQTVYRRLEHIGQYARRPVRCVPPTATHCRLRLAWSREHALWTHQQWSCVMFSDESRFSLQSDSRRTFIWRAPGTRYHQDNTIE; from the coding sequence ATGACGCTGTTAGTACGTCACAATGACGAGAGTGTAAGAGAGGGGTATATAAGGAATGGTGgcaaagaagtaaaattgttcACAAGCGCTTTAAAAGCCTTTCAGTGCAATAACCGCATAGTTATGGCACAAAGGAAGCATTTGGATGATGATTGTTTACGTGGCAGGATCATCGGACGACTGGAATGTGGGCGTACCCAGCTGGAAGTATCCGAGAAACTTGGAATCACCCAGAGTGTCATCTCCAGGCTTTGGCAACGATTCCAAGATGATAGTAATGTGAGTAGACGTTACAGCATAGATCGCCCCCGAGTTACAACGCCGAATGAAGACCGGTATTTGGCAGTTACTGCCAAAAGAAACAGACGGAGCACAGCATCAGACCTGTCTCGTCAGCTCTCTTCAGCTACCAGTACGACAGTTTTAAGGCAGACTGTGTACAGACGCTTAGAGCACATTGGTCAATATGCTCGTAGGCCTGTCAGATGTGTTCCACCTACCGCAACTCACTGTCGCCTGCGATTAGCCTGGAGTAGAGAGCATGCATTGTGGACACATCAACAGTGGTCTTGTGTGATGTTTTCCGACGAGTCCAGGTTTAGTTTGCAGTCTGATTCTCGCCGGACTTTCATATGGAGAGCGCCAGGTACCCGTTACCACCAAGACAACACCATTGAATGA